A window of Tautonia plasticadhaerens contains these coding sequences:
- a CDS encoding PAS domain-containing protein, with amino-acid sequence MSAGGTDQVGGTLPRPYGDEELGRLFPGESELARRMRSFDWSASDLGPPGRWPENLRTAVSLCLTSRFPILIWWGPDLDVLYNDAYIPFLGGAKHPSSLGRPGREVWAEIWDTIEPMLEGVLRTGAATWSDDFLCFIDRHLPREEVHIRFTYGPILAADGRTVEGVFCPCTEITDEVVGARRLETLRKLGAKSPESRSVWAACDEAARVLSGDPHDIPFAAIYVLDEEGDRASLVASAGLPEDHPLPPWASLAAGDATPWPLAAVLRTGRAEEVQDLRRLAGPLPGSPWPEPPSRAVVLPIPAPNHGGPAGLLVLGISPRRVWDAPYRAFFDLVAGQIGTALANAGAHEAERRRADALAEVDRAKTAFFSNVSHEFRTPLTLMLGPVEDALADADGPLTPGQRERLETAHRSGLRLLKLVNTLLDFSRIEAGRARASYEPTDLAALTADLASNFRSACEKAGLRLVVDCPPLPEPVLVDRDMWEKVVLNLVSNAFKFTLEGEIVIRLGPVGGAVELSVRDSGTGIPAGELPRIFERFHRVDGARGRTHEGTGIGLALVHELIRLHGGSVRAESTLGRGSTFVVSVPLGNAHLPADSVGASRPPTATAVGATAFVEEALRWLPDEEASHASPSTAGDARGASPTARSAPKSSGLGPAPEGGDSRRPRILWADDNADMRDYVRRLLESRYEVEAVPDGEAALAAARARPPDLVLSDVMLPRRDGFGLLGALRADPRTATIPVILLSARAGEESRVEGLEAGADDYLVKPFGARELLARVHAHLEMDRLRREASRREQALLEETRAAKERLEAVLRSISDGFIALDRDWLYVSVNDRACESMGMRREEILGRRIWDLYPDAVGTRFGAELRRAAAGRETRVFEYHDPGRDRWYENRAYPSEDGLSIFFAEITGRRRAEAERERLALLVENSNDFIGICDLRGTPTFANPAALRMVGLDSLEQVEGSAIGAFFFPEDRAFVMNDLVPRIIREGQAKAEIRFRHFVTGEPIWTLFSAFAVSDASGQLVALATVSRDVTEERRARLALAESEARLAAELAVMKRLQELSTRLVKHGDGAGLLPEIVDAAIGITAADMGDVQLYDVTSDSLRIVASRGFGPEDLEVLAVIRRGESTCGTALERGERVVVGDVTASPIFDGNPILGTILAAGIRALQSTPLISRSGRLVGMLSTHYRSPRSPAGRDLHILDLAARQAADWIERTQAEAALRESEARFRNMADHAPVMIWVTDPAGACNYLNERWCHFTGTSPGQSFDLGWLDAVHPDDREMAGSAFRAANAGNETFRVEYRLRRHDGAYRWVIDSAAPRFAPDGAYLGYIGSVLDVTDEKRAEEEIRRARDELDLRVRERTAALSEALAALGRQEEVRKELLRRVVTVQEDERRRISRELHDQMGQQLTALMLRLQLAKDAAGEDSPLREPLRWLEGQAALISRDVHRVALELRPPALDDLGLPEALAQYADEWTRRSGVAAELRVNGLVEGRLPPLVETTIYRAVQEAMTNVLKHAGATRVFVTLNRLKDSASVIIEDDGKGFDGEGAMESDTRARLGLIGMRERVAFAGGTLAIESSPGAGTSVLIRIPLPSPEEGQR; translated from the coding sequence ATGAGCGCCGGCGGTACGGACCAGGTCGGGGGAACACTCCCGCGTCCATACGGCGACGAGGAGCTCGGGCGGCTCTTCCCGGGCGAGAGCGAGCTCGCGCGGCGGATGCGCTCCTTCGACTGGTCGGCCTCCGACCTCGGCCCGCCCGGTCGCTGGCCGGAGAACCTGCGGACCGCCGTCAGCCTCTGCCTCACTTCCCGCTTCCCCATCCTGATCTGGTGGGGGCCGGACCTGGACGTCCTCTACAACGACGCCTACATCCCGTTCCTCGGCGGGGCCAAGCACCCGAGCAGCCTCGGGCGGCCGGGGCGGGAGGTCTGGGCCGAGATCTGGGACACCATCGAGCCGATGCTCGAGGGAGTCCTCCGCACGGGGGCGGCGACCTGGTCGGACGACTTCCTGTGCTTCATCGATCGGCACCTCCCGCGTGAGGAGGTCCACATACGCTTCACGTACGGCCCGATCCTCGCGGCCGACGGCCGCACGGTCGAGGGCGTCTTCTGCCCCTGCACCGAGATCACCGACGAGGTCGTCGGGGCCAGGAGGCTGGAGACGCTCCGCAAGCTCGGCGCCAAGTCGCCGGAGTCGCGCTCCGTCTGGGCGGCGTGCGACGAGGCGGCGCGGGTGCTCTCGGGGGACCCGCACGACATCCCGTTCGCGGCCATCTACGTCCTCGACGAGGAGGGCGACCGCGCGAGCCTGGTCGCCTCGGCCGGCCTGCCCGAGGATCATCCGCTCCCGCCCTGGGCGTCGCTGGCCGCGGGCGATGCTACCCCCTGGCCGCTCGCCGCCGTTCTCCGCACCGGGCGGGCGGAGGAGGTCCAGGACCTGCGCCGGCTCGCCGGGCCTCTCCCCGGCTCGCCCTGGCCGGAGCCACCGAGCCGTGCGGTGGTCCTGCCGATCCCCGCCCCGAATCATGGCGGACCGGCCGGCCTGCTCGTCCTGGGCATCAGCCCGCGCCGCGTGTGGGACGCCCCCTATCGGGCCTTCTTCGACCTCGTGGCCGGTCAGATCGGCACGGCGCTGGCCAACGCGGGGGCGCATGAGGCGGAGCGACGCCGGGCCGATGCGCTGGCGGAGGTCGACCGCGCGAAGACGGCGTTCTTCTCGAACGTCAGCCACGAGTTCCGCACCCCGCTGACCCTCATGCTCGGACCGGTCGAGGACGCCCTCGCCGACGCGGACGGGCCGCTGACTCCGGGCCAGCGCGAGCGGCTGGAGACGGCCCACCGCAGCGGGCTGCGGCTGCTGAAGCTGGTCAACACCCTGCTGGACTTCTCGCGGATCGAGGCGGGCCGGGCCCGGGCGTCATACGAGCCGACCGACCTGGCGGCGCTGACCGCGGATCTCGCCAGCAATTTCCGGTCGGCCTGCGAGAAGGCCGGGCTGCGGCTCGTGGTCGACTGTCCGCCCCTGCCCGAGCCGGTCCTCGTGGACCGCGACATGTGGGAGAAGGTCGTCCTGAACCTGGTCTCCAACGCCTTCAAGTTCACCCTCGAGGGGGAGATCGTCATCCGCCTCGGGCCCGTCGGCGGCGCGGTGGAGCTGTCCGTCCGCGACTCCGGGACCGGCATCCCGGCCGGGGAGCTGCCGCGCATCTTCGAGCGGTTCCACCGGGTCGACGGGGCGCGCGGCCGGACGCACGAGGGGACCGGGATCGGCCTGGCCCTCGTCCACGAGCTGATCCGGCTCCACGGCGGCTCGGTCCGGGCGGAGAGCACCCTCGGACGGGGCAGCACGTTTGTCGTGTCGGTCCCCCTGGGCAACGCCCATCTGCCCGCCGATTCGGTCGGGGCGTCCCGCCCGCCGACGGCCACCGCGGTGGGGGCGACCGCCTTCGTCGAGGAGGCGCTCCGCTGGCTGCCCGATGAGGAGGCCTCCCACGCGTCCCCGAGCACCGCCGGTGACGCACGCGGGGCGTCCCCGACGGCCCGCTCGGCCCCGAAGTCGTCGGGCCTGGGCCCCGCCCCCGAGGGAGGGGATTCGCGCCGGCCTCGGATCCTCTGGGCCGACGACAACGCGGACATGCGCGACTACGTCCGCCGGCTCCTGGAATCGCGGTACGAGGTGGAGGCCGTGCCGGACGGCGAGGCGGCCCTGGCCGCGGCCCGGGCGCGCCCGCCGGACCTGGTGCTCTCCGACGTGATGTTGCCGCGACGGGACGGCTTCGGCCTCCTGGGCGCGCTGCGGGCCGACCCCCGGACGGCCACGATCCCCGTGATCCTGCTGTCGGCGCGGGCCGGCGAGGAGTCGCGCGTGGAGGGCCTTGAGGCCGGCGCCGACGACTACCTGGTCAAGCCGTTCGGCGCGCGCGAGCTGCTGGCCAGGGTGCACGCCCACCTGGAGATGGATCGGCTCCGCCGGGAGGCGTCGCGTCGCGAGCAGGCGCTGCTGGAGGAGACCCGGGCGGCCAAGGAGCGCCTCGAGGCCGTGCTCCGGAGCATCAGCGACGGGTTCATTGCCCTCGACCGCGACTGGCTCTACGTGAGCGTCAACGATCGGGCCTGCGAGAGCATGGGGATGCGCCGGGAGGAGATCCTGGGCCGGAGGATCTGGGACCTCTACCCCGACGCCGTCGGCACGCGCTTCGGAGCCGAGCTGCGGCGTGCCGCCGCCGGGCGAGAGACCAGGGTCTTCGAGTACCACGACCCGGGGCGGGACCGCTGGTACGAGAACCGGGCGTACCCGTCGGAGGACGGCCTTTCGATCTTCTTCGCCGAGATCACCGGGCGCAGGCGGGCCGAGGCGGAGCGGGAGCGGCTCGCCCTGCTCGTCGAGAACAGCAACGACTTCATCGGCATCTGCGACCTCCGGGGGACCCCGACCTTCGCCAACCCGGCGGCCCTGCGGATGGTCGGCCTCGACAGCCTCGAGCAGGTGGAGGGCTCGGCGATCGGGGCGTTCTTCTTCCCGGAGGACCGGGCGTTCGTCATGAACGACCTCGTCCCCCGGATCATCCGGGAGGGCCAGGCGAAGGCCGAGATCCGGTTCCGCCACTTCGTGACCGGCGAGCCGATCTGGACGCTCTTCTCGGCCTTCGCCGTCTCCGACGCGAGCGGGCAATTGGTGGCGCTGGCGACCGTGAGCCGCGACGTCACCGAGGAACGCCGCGCCCGCCTGGCGCTGGCCGAGAGCGAGGCGCGGCTCGCCGCCGAGCTGGCGGTCATGAAGCGGCTCCAGGAGCTGAGCACCCGGCTGGTCAAGCACGGCGACGGGGCCGGGCTCCTGCCGGAGATCGTCGATGCCGCGATCGGCATCACGGCCGCCGACATGGGGGACGTCCAGCTCTATGACGTGACGTCCGACTCGTTGCGGATCGTGGCCAGCCGCGGATTCGGGCCCGAGGACCTCGAGGTTTTAGCGGTCATCCGCCGGGGCGAGAGCACCTGCGGCACGGCCCTCGAGCGCGGCGAGCGGGTGGTGGTCGGTGACGTCACCGCCAGCCCCATCTTCGACGGCAATCCCATCCTGGGTACGATCCTCGCGGCCGGCATCCGGGCGCTCCAGTCGACCCCCCTGATCAGCCGGTCGGGCCGGCTCGTCGGCATGCTGTCCACCCACTATCGCTCCCCGCGATCCCCCGCCGGGCGGGACCTGCACATCCTCGACCTCGCGGCCCGCCAGGCCGCCGACTGGATCGAGCGGACGCAGGCCGAGGCGGCCCTGCGGGAGAGCGAGGCCCGATTCCGCAACATGGCCGACCACGCCCCGGTGATGATCTGGGTCACGGACCCCGCGGGGGCCTGCAACTACCTGAACGAGCGGTGGTGCCATTTCACCGGCACTTCCCCGGGGCAGAGCTTCGACCTCGGCTGGCTGGACGCGGTCCACCCCGACGACCGCGAGATGGCCGGCTCGGCCTTCCGGGCCGCGAACGCGGGGAACGAGACCTTCCGCGTGGAGTACCGGCTCAGGCGACACGACGGCGCGTACCGTTGGGTCATCGACTCGGCCGCCCCCCGGTTCGCGCCGGATGGCGCGTACCTCGGGTATATCGGCTCGGTCCTCGACGTCACGGACGAGAAGCGGGCCGAGGAGGAGATCCGCCGGGCTCGCGACGAGCTGGATCTGCGGGTCCGCGAGCGGACGGCCGCGCTGTCGGAGGCGCTCGCGGCCCTCGGGCGGCAGGAGGAGGTCCGCAAGGAGCTGCTCCGGCGGGTCGTGACGGTCCAGGAGGACGAGCGGCGGAGGATCTCCCGCGAGCTGCACGACCAGATGGGCCAGCAGCTCACGGCCCTGATGCTCCGCCTGCAGCTGGCCAAGGACGCGGCGGGCGAGGACTCCCCCCTCCGGGAACCGCTCCGGTGGCTGGAGGGCCAGGCCGCCCTGATCAGCCGGGACGTCCATCGCGTGGCCCTGGAACTGCGCCCCCCCGCGCTCGACGACCTCGGCCTCCCGGAGGCGCTGGCGCAGTACGCCGACGAGTGGACGCGGCGGTCAGGGGTCGCCGCGGAGCTGAGGGTCAACGGCCTCGTCGAGGGGCGGCTGCCGCCGCTCGTCGAGACGACGATCTACCGGGCGGTCCAGGAGGCGATGACCAACGTCCTGAAGCACGCCGGGGCGACCCGCGTCTTCGTCACCCTCAACCGGCTGAAGGATTCCGCCTCGGTCATCATCGAGGACGACGGCAAGGGCTTCGACGGCGAGGGGGCGATGGAATCCGACACCCGAGCCCGGCTCGGCCTGATCGGCATGAGGGAGCGGGTGGCGTTCGCGGGGGGTACACTGGCGATCGAGTCGAGCCCGGGGGCGGGGACCAGCGTCCTGATCCGCATCCCGCTCCCGTCCCCCGAGGAGGGGCAACGATGA
- a CDS encoding response regulator transcription factor produces the protein MTRIRVLLAEDHAIVREGLRALLDAQPDLEVVGEAADGREAMDAVKALGPDVVVMDISMPGLNGARATEAIRRDCPGTRVLALTMHEDKGYLRQLVQAGASGYLLKRAASQELIHALRAVAAGGTYLDPALAGDVLVGFAGKVAGRGSRREDELSEREAEVVRLIARGFSNKEIAAQLDLSSKTVETYKARSLEKLGLTSRSDLVSYAVQRGWMDV, from the coding sequence ATGACCAGGATACGCGTGCTCCTGGCCGAGGACCACGCCATCGTCCGCGAGGGCCTCCGGGCATTGCTCGACGCCCAGCCCGATCTGGAAGTGGTGGGCGAGGCGGCCGATGGCCGCGAGGCGATGGACGCCGTCAAGGCGCTGGGGCCCGACGTGGTGGTCATGGACATCTCGATGCCCGGCCTGAATGGGGCGCGGGCCACCGAGGCGATCCGGCGGGACTGCCCCGGGACGCGGGTTCTCGCGCTGACCATGCACGAGGACAAGGGGTATCTCCGCCAGCTCGTCCAGGCGGGCGCCTCTGGCTATCTGCTGAAGCGGGCCGCGTCGCAGGAACTCATCCACGCGCTGCGCGCGGTCGCGGCGGGCGGGACTTATCTCGATCCGGCGCTGGCGGGCGATGTCCTCGTGGGCTTTGCCGGCAAGGTTGCGGGCCGGGGCTCGAGGCGGGAGGACGAGCTGAGCGAACGTGAGGCGGAGGTGGTCCGGCTGATCGCGCGGGGCTTCAGCAACAAGGAGATTGCGGCCCAGCTCGATCTCAGCTCGAAGACGGTGGAGACCTACAAGGCCCGGTCGCTGGAGAAGCTCGGCCTCACGAGCCGGTCGGACCTGGTGAGCTACGCCGTGCAGCGGGGCTGGATGGACGTCTGA